One window of the Candidatus Woesearchaeota archaeon genome contains the following:
- a CDS encoding glycosyltransferase produces the protein MRIAIFTDTFYPNVDGVSIAIANCVEILARKGHEILIVAPDYGLSKEMNLAKNVTVQRIFSVSMPTYRSFRFVFPLYGKCLQSVRSFKPDIIHIETYSTLGYLGARIAKKLGLPLVGTYHTLASEFVKYLSPLNLFGINGLIENIIPHKMSQTLPPKKDGFMKRTIWRTTIRLYNKCNLVVTPSPSIKGELESRGLKKPILPISNGIKVEIFANKRKFPKKPRKILYVGRVSYEKRVDLVIFAFSHVIKSVPDAHLTIIGQGPALGSIKILSEKLGLSKNVSFIAFMKQEMLGGYYRQSDIFMTASPMETQGLVLIEAMSCGLPCIGVDRFAVPDVIHHGINGYVARQNYAQEMAQYAVRLLCSSGLYAKASKAARQEALKHNLKKCVEKLEKVYLGLAPIKH, from the coding sequence ATGAGGATCGCCATATTCACAGACACCTTCTATCCGAATGTCGATGGTGTATCAATAGCAATCGCGAATTGCGTTGAAATACTGGCAAGAAAGGGGCATGAAATCCTAATTGTGGCGCCAGACTACGGATTATCAAAGGAAATGAATCTTGCCAAGAATGTTACCGTTCAAAGAATATTTTCAGTTAGCATGCCTACTTACAGGAGTTTTAGGTTTGTTTTTCCACTTTATGGGAAATGCCTGCAATCAGTCAGGTCGTTCAAGCCAGACATCATCCATATTGAGACCTATTCAACACTTGGCTATCTGGGCGCCAGGATAGCAAAAAAACTGGGGCTCCCTTTGGTCGGCACATACCACACCCTTGCATCGGAATTTGTAAAATACCTTTCCCCCCTGAACCTTTTCGGCATCAACGGACTGATTGAAAATATCATCCCTCATAAAATGAGCCAGACATTGCCGCCGAAAAAAGACGGTTTCATGAAACGCACGATTTGGAGGACAACAATCCGGCTTTATAACAAGTGCAACTTGGTAGTCACTCCTTCGCCATCAATAAAAGGCGAATTGGAAAGCAGGGGTCTGAAAAAGCCAATTTTGCCGATTTCTAATGGGATAAAGGTGGAAATCTTTGCAAATAAAAGAAAATTTCCAAAAAAGCCACGAAAAATACTCTACGTTGGACGAGTTAGCTATGAGAAAAGGGTTGATCTGGTGATTTTTGCGTTCAGCCATGTCATAAAATCTGTTCCTGACGCACACCTGACAATAATCGGGCAAGGGCCCGCACTGGGCTCAATCAAAATCCTGTCTGAAAAGCTGGGGCTTTCAAAAAATGTCAGCTTTATCGCGTTTATGAAACAGGAAATGCTGGGTGGCTACTACAGGCAGAGCGATATTTTCATGACAGCTAGCCCGATGGAAACCCAGGGGCTGGTCTTAATTGAGGCAATGTCCTGTGGTTTGCCATGCATAGGGGTTGACAGGTTTGCCGTGCCGGACGTGATTCATCATGGCATAAATGGATATGTGGCAAGGCAAAATTATGCGCAGGAAATGGCGCAGTATGCAGTCAGGCTTCTCTGCTCGTCAGGGCTTTACGCAAAAGCATCAAAAGCAGCCAGGCAAGAGGCGCTCAAGCACAATCTGAAAAAATGCGTTGAAAAACTTGAAAAAGTCTATCTGGGCCTGGCGCCCATAAAGCATTGA
- a CDS encoding adenylate kinase: protein MAGIILLGPQGCGKGTQAELLVEKMGIPYISTGNILRENIQKSTQLGLEANKFVKEGKLVPDSVVIGIVRDRLSMDDCKDGFLLDGFPRNLSQSKSLSDIAKIDALIEIDISDAEAIRRISGRRTCKCGAVYHTAYNPPKKRDVCDKCGGRLYQREDDKEEAIRKRLEIYHKDTKPLTDFYKEVHIKINGEQAIEDVFEDIISQLKLKKLI from the coding sequence ATGGCAGGGATTATTCTTTTGGGACCACAGGGCTGTGGCAAAGGCACCCAGGCTGAACTGCTGGTAGAGAAGATGGGCATTCCGTATATCTCCACAGGGAATATCCTCCGTGAAAATATCCAAAAATCCACCCAACTGGGGCTCGAAGCCAACAAGTTTGTAAAGGAAGGGAAACTGGTTCCTGATAGCGTTGTGATAGGCATAGTCAGGGACAGGCTCTCAATGGATGACTGCAAAGATGGCTTCCTGCTGGATGGCTTTCCGAGGAACCTGAGCCAGTCCAAGTCCCTTTCAGATATTGCAAAAATAGATGCCCTGATAGAAATAGACATTTCTGATGCTGAGGCAATAAGGAGGATATCAGGGAGAAGAACCTGCAAATGCGGCGCTGTTTACCATACGGCCTACAATCCGCCGAAAAAGAGGGATGTGTGCGATAAGTGTGGAGGCAGGCTCTACCAAAGGGAAGATGACAAAGAAGAAGCCATCAGGAAAAGGCTCGAGATTTATCACAAAGATACAAAGCCACTGACAGATTTCTATAAGGAAGTGCACATCAAAATCAATGGCGAGCAGGCAATTGAAGATGTTTTTGAGGACATTATAAGCCAGCTCAAACTGAAAAAATTGATATGA
- a CDS encoding ribose-phosphate diphosphokinase codes for MIKMIIVGCSASQGLGKKIARKLHKKYYDLKVGSFPDGETHLKFSNKVRNRTVVLVQTLHNPNEKLIEILLAGYTAKDLGARKIILVAPYLAYMRQDKRFHAGEAVSNRIIAKLFKVFDEIITVDPHLHRIKSLREIFRMPAYSLTANYLLSEYIRKNIRNAVVVGPDAESYQWALGVARSAGCEAIVLKKKRYSSKNVRIKLHDPGIVRSRNVVIVDDIISTGHTMMETVKQVKQAGAKKIYCLCVHGVFAGNALAKLRKLGAAVVSTNTIENPVSLIDCSPLVVKAFTDYNKRK; via the coding sequence TTGATAAAAATGATAATTGTCGGCTGCTCGGCATCACAAGGATTGGGGAAGAAAATTGCAAGAAAACTCCATAAAAAATACTATGACCTGAAGGTTGGCTCATTTCCAGACGGCGAAACCCACCTCAAATTCTCAAACAAGGTCAGGAACAGGACAGTTGTCCTGGTCCAAACGCTGCACAACCCCAATGAAAAGCTCATTGAAATATTATTGGCAGGCTACACTGCCAAGGACCTTGGCGCAAGGAAAATCATACTGGTGGCCCCCTATCTTGCCTACATGCGGCAGGACAAACGGTTTCATGCCGGCGAGGCAGTGAGCAACAGGATAATAGCCAAATTGTTCAAGGTCTTTGACGAAATAATCACTGTTGACCCTCATCTGCACAGGATAAAAAGCCTCAGGGAAATATTCAGGATGCCGGCATATTCGCTCACCGCAAATTACCTTCTTTCTGAGTATATAAGGAAAAACATCAGGAATGCCGTTGTGGTTGGCCCTGATGCTGAATCATACCAGTGGGCTTTGGGCGTGGCCAGGAGTGCGGGATGTGAGGCAATTGTCCTGAAAAAGAAAAGGTATAGCTCCAAAAATGTCAGGATTAAGCTCCACGACCCCGGGATTGTGCGTAGCAGGAATGTTGTCATCGTTGATGATATCATAAGCACGGGCCATACAATGATGGAAACAGTAAAGCAGGTTAAGCAAGCCGGGGCAAAGAAAATCTATTGCCTTTGCGTGCACGGCGTTTTTGCCGGCAATGCGCTTGCAAAGCTCAGGAAGCTCGGCGCAGCAGTTGTGTCAACAAACACCATTGAGAACCCTGTTTCCCTGATTGACTGTTCACCTTTGGTTGTCAAGGCTTTCACTGATTATAATAAGAGAAAATAG
- a CDS encoding glycosyltransferase produces MDEWDNGIKMISIIIPAHNEEMYIDGILSDLKRQRHKDFEVIVSDDFSEDRTAALARKSGLKGIRVIEHKSRNASAARNIGAGAAKGEILAFIDADTRIYDTHFIEKIEEAFKENGAGACSVKIMVKPGEAIWLDNVMQGFFNFNVWFSNKIGLWGSRGECQIVRKDLFIKAGGYVPEIYVAEDVELFKRLMRFTKLTYLNNITVYESARRYRKEGYFLTTIRYCYNGLYAFVFKKSISRQWKPIR; encoded by the coding sequence TTGGATGAATGGGACAATGGGATAAAGATGATAAGCATAATAATACCGGCGCATAATGAGGAAATGTATATTGACGGGATTCTTTCAGACCTCAAGAGGCAAAGGCACAAGGATTTCGAGGTGATTGTCTCCGACGACTTCTCAGAAGATAGGACGGCGGCCTTGGCAAGAAAATCCGGGCTTAAAGGGATAAGGGTGATTGAGCACAAGAGCAGGAATGCCTCGGCTGCAAGGAATATTGGAGCAGGAGCTGCAAAAGGGGAAATCCTTGCTTTCATAGATGCTGACACCAGGATTTATGACACACATTTTATCGAAAAGATAGAGGAAGCATTCAAGGAAAACGGCGCCGGAGCCTGCTCAGTGAAGATAATGGTCAAGCCAGGCGAAGCTATTTGGCTCGACAATGTGATGCAGGGATTCTTCAATTTCAACGTCTGGTTTTCAAATAAAATTGGGCTTTGGGGATCCAGGGGGGAATGCCAGATAGTGAGAAAGGACCTGTTCATAAAAGCAGGCGGCTATGTTCCCGAGATATACGTGGCTGAAGATGTAGAACTTTTCAAGCGACTCATGAGATTTACAAAACTGACATACCTCAACAATATTACAGTCTATGAATCTGCCAGACGCTACAGGAAGGAGGGATATTTCCTTACAACAATTAGGTACTGCTACAATGGCCTGTATGCATTTGTATTCAAGAAGTCCATATCAAGGCAGTGGAAGCCAATACGATAA
- a CDS encoding alpha/beta hydrolase: MKLKSITSFDGTKISYAFNKPVKNSRKFLVFLHGDASNYTVYKPFLSKYRELNWIALNIRNHGGSGRGSISIGNMVEDLHIVLKHENAQESVLIGNCLGAAIAVEFTNRYKGMAHSLILITPFSSETVRLPWLFSVLSSYMLIFIRPFSKKNRALRLNDFHKYKNKPFWYRPSLDIRGTSLTNGFTVIKLLINTKMNLEKIKKKVLIILCEKDIFIRKSAVYNIAEQNDLIRVKIIRSGHNPLTQNPRELLRACKAAIG; this comes from the coding sequence ATGAAGCTTAAAAGCATAACCAGCTTTGACGGGACAAAGATTAGCTATGCATTCAACAAGCCGGTGAAGAATAGCAGAAAATTCCTGGTATTCCTGCACGGCGACGCGAGCAATTATACTGTGTATAAACCATTCCTTTCAAAGTATAGGGAACTGAACTGGATTGCGCTGAATATCAGGAATCATGGTGGGTCAGGGAGGGGCAGCATTAGTATTGGAAATATGGTCGAGGACCTCCATATTGTCTTGAAGCATGAAAATGCCCAGGAAAGCGTGCTGATTGGCAATTGCCTCGGGGCTGCAATTGCAGTTGAATTCACCAATAGGTATAAAGGAATGGCACATTCCCTGATACTTATTACGCCATTTTCTTCCGAGACTGTCAGGCTGCCATGGCTGTTCAGCGTCTTATCGTCATACATGCTTATTTTCATCAGGCCATTTTCCAAGAAAAACCGGGCATTGAGGCTAAACGACTTCCACAAATACAAAAATAAGCCATTCTGGTATAGGCCGAGCCTTGACATCAGGGGGACATCCTTGACAAACGGCTTTACAGTAATAAAGCTCTTGATAAACACAAAAATGAATCTGGAAAAGATCAAAAAAAAGGTCCTGATAATACTTTGCGAAAAGGATATTTTCATAAGGAAGAGCGCTGTTTACAACATCGCCGAGCAGAATGACCTCATCAGGGTCAAGATAATACGGTCAGGCCACAATCCGCTGACACAAAATCCCAGAGAGCTCTTAAGAGCCTGCAAGGCGGCAATTGGATGA
- the gatD gene encoding Glu-tRNA(Gln) amidotransferase subunit GatD, with translation MEKPGDIIRVFTTSEAVEGILMPNAGEFLVIKLSSGYNLGIDRKKITKIELVQKYFPETSKPKEVAQENGLPTISILHTGGTIASKVDYQTGGVIARYSPDELLGMFPELSDIANIKSRLISNMWSEDMNFAHYNALAEEIRAEIKDGTDGIIVTHGTDTLHYTSAALNFMLQNLPVPVLLVGSQRSSDRGSSDAGLNLLSAAYFISKQKDFADVAVCMHGGIDDEWCLILPGTKNRKMHSSRRDAFRAVNVLPYARVNFHENKIQFLDKTYRKPMKDALRIANFRKNIKIGLYKAHPNMYAAELEAFKGYDGLILEGYGIAGNFPVNKIDENTKENDLIAAAISNLSKSGAIVAATTQTIYGSVNLNVYQTGRKMQDLGIIGNYTDMTPETAYIKLAWLLSNYPKDQVPVLYVKNIVGENSSRLEFSE, from the coding sequence ATGGAAAAGCCAGGCGACATCATCCGTGTTTTTACCACAAGTGAAGCTGTAGAAGGCATTCTGATGCCAAACGCAGGCGAGTTCTTGGTCATAAAATTGTCGTCAGGTTACAATCTGGGGATTGACAGGAAGAAAATAACGAAAATTGAGCTGGTCCAAAAATATTTTCCAGAAACATCTAAGCCAAAGGAAGTTGCACAGGAAAATGGGCTTCCAACAATTTCAATTCTGCACACAGGGGGCACAATTGCCTCAAAAGTTGATTACCAGACAGGGGGTGTTATTGCCAGGTATTCGCCGGATGAACTATTGGGGATGTTCCCTGAACTTAGCGATATTGCAAACATCAAGTCAAGACTGATCAGCAACATGTGGAGTGAAGACATGAATTTTGCACACTATAATGCCCTGGCAGAGGAAATCCGGGCCGAGATCAAGGATGGCACAGACGGGATAATAGTGACTCACGGCACAGACACTTTGCACTACACTTCAGCTGCACTGAATTTCATGCTTCAGAATCTTCCGGTACCTGTGCTTTTGGTTGGCTCGCAAAGGAGCTCGGACAGGGGCAGCAGCGATGCCGGATTGAATCTTCTCTCAGCGGCATATTTCATTTCAAAGCAGAAGGATTTTGCGGATGTTGCTGTCTGCATGCATGGGGGAATAGATGATGAATGGTGCTTGATCCTGCCTGGCACAAAAAACAGGAAAATGCACAGCTCAAGAAGGGACGCATTCAGGGCCGTCAATGTTTTGCCTTATGCAAGGGTTAATTTTCATGAAAACAAAATCCAGTTTCTTGACAAAACTTACAGAAAGCCAATGAAGGATGCCCTGCGGATTGCAAATTTTCGGAAGAATATCAAGATTGGCCTGTACAAGGCGCATCCAAACATGTACGCAGCAGAATTGGAGGCTTTCAAGGGCTATGATGGCTTGATCCTCGAGGGTTATGGCATTGCCGGCAATTTTCCGGTAAACAAAATTGATGAAAATACAAAAGAAAATGACCTGATTGCCGCAGCAATTTCCAATCTGTCCAAATCCGGCGCAATTGTCGCTGCCACAACCCAGACAATTTATGGAAGCGTAAATCTGAATGTCTACCAAACCGGAAGGAAAATGCAGGACCTTGGTATTATTGGGAATTACACTGACATGACTCCCGAAACCGCATATATCAAGCTGGCATGGCTGCTGAGCAATTATCCAAAAGACCAGGTACCCGTGCTTTATGTCAAAAACATTGTTGGCGAAAACAGCAGCAGGCTCGAATTCAGCGAATAA
- the gatE gene encoding Glu-tRNA(Gln) amidotransferase subunit GatE has product MNYNEIGFKCGLEIHQQLDTSKLFCNCSSEIRSGKPDKMFRRRLRAAAGESGRVDAAAEHEQKKGKYFDYQYYNGGSCLVELDEEPPRCINQEALQVAIQLSQLLNMKISDQIQVMRKTVVDGSNTTGFQRTALVARDGFIETSKGRVTIQTLCIEEESAQLIERNKTHDVYNLSRLGIPLIEIATGTEIVDPTHAMEAAEKIGMILRSTRKVKRGIGTIRQDVNLSIAGMPRMEIKGFQELKSIPKIIDWEIRRLEHAKSKGEKMASEVRKAEPDFTTKFLRPMPGADRMYPETDVVPIVPNMDKADLPELIDEKAKRYEKEFGISRELAGLAAHNHLDLDAYAARFRNVKPGFIAEFFLTLPKEIKRRYDLSIEPGKYADEILARLDQGKVPKEAAIEILVEFAKTGKADYSRFAGIPDGELEAEINKIVESNPGKSQGALMGMVMAKFRGKADGKKIADFLNKILKK; this is encoded by the coding sequence ATGAATTATAATGAAATTGGGTTTAAATGCGGCCTGGAAATCCACCAGCAGCTCGATACAAGCAAGCTTTTCTGCAATTGCAGCTCTGAAATAAGGTCTGGTAAGCCCGACAAAATGTTCAGGAGACGCTTAAGGGCGGCTGCAGGGGAATCCGGCAGAGTTGATGCAGCGGCGGAGCATGAGCAAAAAAAAGGCAAATATTTCGATTACCAGTATTACAATGGCGGTTCCTGCCTTGTCGAGCTGGATGAAGAGCCGCCAAGGTGCATCAATCAGGAGGCATTGCAGGTTGCCATCCAGCTCTCGCAATTGCTTAACATGAAAATTTCTGACCAGATTCAGGTGATGCGCAAAACAGTTGTCGATGGCTCCAATACAACAGGCTTCCAGAGGACAGCCCTGGTGGCCAGGGACGGTTTTATTGAAACATCAAAAGGCAGGGTCACCATCCAGACATTATGCATTGAAGAAGAATCTGCGCAATTGATTGAAAGAAACAAAACTCATGATGTCTATAACCTTTCACGCCTTGGGATTCCGCTGATTGAGATTGCTACCGGCACTGAAATTGTTGATCCAACGCATGCCATGGAAGCAGCGGAGAAGATTGGAATGATTTTGCGCAGCACCAGAAAAGTAAAAAGGGGCATTGGCACAATCCGCCAGGATGTAAACTTGTCAATTGCTGGAATGCCTCGCATGGAAATCAAGGGATTCCAGGAGCTAAAAAGCATACCAAAAATCATTGACTGGGAAATCAGGAGGCTCGAGCATGCAAAGTCCAAAGGAGAAAAGATGGCATCAGAAGTCAGAAAGGCCGAGCCTGACTTCACGACCAAATTCCTAAGGCCCATGCCTGGCGCAGACAGGATGTACCCCGAAACAGATGTCGTCCCAATTGTCCCCAACATGGACAAGGCTGATTTGCCCGAGCTGATAGATGAAAAGGCAAAAAGATATGAGAAGGAATTCGGGATTAGCAGGGAATTGGCAGGCCTTGCGGCGCATAATCATCTTGACCTGGACGCATATGCCGCCAGGTTCAGAAATGTGAAGCCGGGCTTTATCGCTGAGTTTTTCCTGACCCTTCCCAAGGAAATCAAGAGAAGATATGACTTGTCAATTGAGCCGGGCAAGTATGCTGATGAAATATTGGCCAGGCTGGACCAGGGCAAGGTTCCAAAGGAGGCGGCCATAGAAATTCTGGTTGAGTTTGCCAAGACCGGCAAGGCTGATTATTCAAGATTTGCCGGCATCCCTGACGGAGAGCTTGAGGCCGAAATCAATAAAATCGTGGAGTCCAATCCTGGAAAAAGCCAAGGAGCATTGATGGGCATGGTGATGGCCAAATTCCGCGGCAAGGCAGACGGGAAGAAGATAGCAGACTTTCTTAACAAGATTTTAAAAAAATAA
- the truD gene encoding tRNA pseudouridine(13) synthase TruD gives MYKIKQVNADFRVLEDLKPDFGDNGTYSYYLLEKEGVSTGEAISRLARHFGIEKKKFGYAGNKDKRAQTQQVISIQGIIQKQPVELGNLSLKYLGRGHERINLGDNSGNNFEIVVRNLDANAIHNKISFIPNYFDTQRFSTANFQIGISIIQKKWNDALSLLTATKQLQKHDVDTMHGHSDPIRQIRTLDKRLLMIFVHSVQSKIFNELLCSCIKSGKGKYREFIDNGMEFCFPENKSSEQELPLVGFGTEINEESLMHKLNELLSKYGIRQRDFIIRELPGLSSEGHLRKAFVDVQNLTISDLEDDDLNTGKKKCTVSFSLPKGSYATIVIKSMFGQ, from the coding sequence ATGTACAAAATAAAGCAGGTTAATGCTGATTTCAGGGTACTAGAGGACCTCAAGCCGGACTTCGGGGATAATGGCACTTATTCATATTATCTCCTTGAAAAGGAAGGGGTATCCACAGGCGAGGCCATATCCCGGCTCGCGAGGCATTTCGGCATCGAGAAGAAAAAGTTTGGCTATGCCGGCAACAAGGATAAAAGGGCGCAGACTCAGCAAGTAATCTCTATCCAAGGAATAATCCAAAAACAGCCTGTTGAGCTTGGCAACCTGTCTCTTAAATATCTTGGCAGAGGCCATGAGCGGATTAATCTGGGTGATAATTCAGGAAATAATTTTGAGATAGTGGTTCGAAACCTTGACGCAAATGCCATCCACAACAAAATTTCTTTCATTCCAAATTATTTTGATACGCAGAGATTTTCAACTGCTAATTTTCAAATCGGGATATCAATAATACAGAAGAAATGGAATGATGCATTAAGCCTTTTAACAGCTACAAAGCAACTGCAAAAACATGATGTCGATACAATGCATGGGCACTCAGATCCAATAAGGCAAATACGCACTCTTGATAAAAGGCTTTTGATGATTTTTGTCCACAGTGTCCAAAGCAAAATTTTCAATGAGCTTTTATGCTCTTGTATAAAATCAGGCAAGGGGAAATACAGGGAATTTATCGACAATGGTATGGAATTTTGTTTTCCGGAAAATAAAAGCAGCGAGCAAGAGCTTCCCTTGGTGGGGTTTGGCACTGAAATAAATGAAGAATCTCTAATGCATAAATTGAATGAGCTATTATCAAAGTATGGAATTAGGCAGCGTGATTTTATCATACGCGAATTGCCTGGCCTGAGCAGCGAGGGCCATTTGCGCAAGGCATTTGTCGATGTCCAAAATCTCACTATTTCAGATTTAGAAGACGACGATTTGAACACCGGGAAGAAAAAATGCACGGTTTCATTCTCCCTGCCAAAAGGAAGCTATGCAACAATTGTGATTAAATCAATGTTTGGGCAGTGA
- a CDS encoding alpha/beta fold hydrolase: MKKSVYFKSRGIKVSAVLSKPKNMMLNDFAIVFCHGLSSNKDGSTIRGLSRMLNRKGICTFAFDFSGHGKSMGKFSEITHDTALQNLADAIAWLRKNGFKRFGIYGSSFGGAVAVDFESGENASNFLVLKCPLSEYGKHMLKSFKTSKAAWERKKSIKTGFGTIDFAFFKNGAKHNLYLRANKIRVPALIVHGDKDATVPISHAKKLFSSLDGEKMMVTITGADHEFSGKKRKKDMMMAIYNFIIHSLPKH, from the coding sequence ATGAAAAAATCAGTTTATTTCAAAAGCAGAGGGATAAAAGTCAGTGCTGTTCTGAGCAAGCCAAAAAATATGATGCTTAATGATTTTGCCATTGTTTTTTGCCATGGGCTTTCCAGCAATAAAGATGGCAGCACAATCCGTGGATTAAGCAGAATGCTTAACAGAAAAGGCATCTGCACTTTTGCCTTTGATTTTTCCGGGCACGGTAAAAGCATGGGCAAGTTCAGCGAGATCACGCATGACACGGCATTGCAAAACCTGGCTGATGCAATTGCCTGGCTTAGAAAAAATGGATTCAAAAGATTCGGGATTTATGGCTCAAGCTTTGGCGGAGCGGTTGCAGTTGATTTTGAATCAGGGGAAAATGCGTCGAATTTTCTGGTATTGAAATGCCCATTATCAGAATATGGCAAACATATGCTAAAATCATTCAAGACCAGCAAGGCAGCATGGGAAAGAAAAAAATCCATCAAGACAGGATTTGGCACAATTGATTTTGCATTCTTCAAAAACGGCGCGAAACACAATCTATACTTGCGCGCAAACAAAATCAGAGTCCCGGCATTGATTGTACATGGCGACAAAGACGCAACGGTGCCCATTTCACACGCAAAAAAACTTTTCTCAAGCCTGGATGGAGAAAAAATGATGGTAACCATAACAGGGGCAGACCATGAGTTCAGCGGAAAAAAGAGGAAAAAGGACATGATGATGGCAATCTATAACTTCATCATCCATTCACTGCCCAAACATTGA